In a genomic window of Sphingomonas koreensis:
- a CDS encoding glycoside hydrolase family 6 protein has translation MAEARVHRDLPGIARSAIAIVAALGLISPVTAQEARLFVDSRSTTIDAAARLEGEARRDALLLARFPSATWFTGGTPAAVEAKVRELVDRAAAEGKLPVLVAYNIPFRDCALYSAGGAANSAAYLDWIRGFAAGIGERDAIVILEPDGLGVIPWHRTLSGELEACRPAGREKDGATAERFAQLRGAVDILSSRPRARVYLDGTTSSWLSPAEAASRLVQADVNKTAGFFLNVSNYEDDRRLSHYARWISDCIALVTRARLDPRQCPSQYHPARFDDVSSWRRTDRVYDRLFDAARLRRDPSAQKHAVIDTSRNGLGSWQPKAGRYRDAEVWCNPPGRGLGRRPTLDTGNAYVDAFLWIKVPGESDGQCHRGTGGPGDPERGVVAPAAGGWFAQQARELIELAMPPLRPD, from the coding sequence ATGGCCGAAGCGCGCGTCCACCGCGACCTGCCAGGTATTGCGCGATCCGCCATTGCCATTGTCGCGGCGCTTGGGCTCATATCCCCGGTTACGGCGCAGGAGGCGAGGCTTTTCGTCGATTCGCGCAGCACCACCATCGATGCGGCTGCGCGCCTGGAAGGGGAGGCGCGGCGCGACGCGCTGCTGCTTGCCAGGTTCCCGTCCGCGACCTGGTTCACCGGCGGAACGCCGGCCGCGGTCGAGGCGAAGGTGCGCGAACTCGTCGATCGCGCCGCGGCCGAAGGAAAGCTGCCCGTGCTCGTCGCGTACAATATCCCCTTCCGCGATTGCGCGCTCTATTCCGCAGGGGGCGCGGCGAACAGCGCGGCCTATCTCGACTGGATCCGCGGCTTTGCTGCCGGCATCGGTGAGCGCGACGCCATCGTCATCCTCGAACCCGATGGCCTGGGCGTCATCCCATGGCATCGCACGCTGTCGGGGGAACTCGAGGCCTGCCGGCCCGCGGGCAGGGAGAAGGACGGCGCGACCGCGGAGCGCTTTGCCCAGTTGCGCGGTGCGGTCGACATCCTGTCCTCGCGGCCCCGCGCGCGCGTCTATCTCGACGGGACGACCAGCAGCTGGCTTTCGCCTGCCGAGGCGGCCAGCCGGTTGGTGCAGGCGGACGTCAACAAGACCGCAGGCTTCTTCCTCAATGTCTCCAACTATGAAGACGACAGGCGTCTCTCGCACTACGCGCGCTGGATCAGCGACTGTATCGCGCTCGTGACTCGCGCCAGGCTCGATCCGCGGCAATGCCCCAGCCAGTATCATCCGGCTCGTTTCGACGATGTCTCAAGCTGGCGGCGGACCGACCGGGTCTATGACCGGTTGTTCGATGCCGCGAGGTTGCGGCGGGACCCTTCGGCCCAGAAACATGCGGTGATCGACACCAGCCGCAACGGTCTCGGTTCATGGCAGCCCAAGGCGGGCCGGTATCGCGATGCGGAGGTGTGGTGCAATCCCCCCGGCCGCGGGCTGGGCCGGCGTCCGACGCTCGATACCGGCAATGCCTATGTGGATGCGTTCCTGTGGATCAAGGTGCCGGGCGAATCCGATGGTCAATGCCATCGCGGTACCGGCGGCCCCGGTGATCCGGAGCGCGGCGTCGTGGCGCCCGCGGCGGGCGGCTGGTTCGCCCAGCAGGCGCGCGAGTTGATCGAATTGGCGATGCCGCCGCTACGACCGGATTGA
- a CDS encoding LacI family DNA-binding transcriptional regulator — MSTNSLGVLPAGGTYRVCRRRIDLEPRISKRTTIVDVAEVAGVSVKTASRALNDAPHVSAAVRKRVKEAAAALDYHPNIAAQSLIARRSFLIGLTYERPSPSYVVELQNGALSRLENTRYRLLVLPFSEVARRPAELGSLLVRAGLDGVLLAPPSCDQPELLDMLERHKLAYARITPHQDLARGLVVVMDEAAAAHAIAAHLLQLGHRRIGIVMGDPSHAASAARMQGYRRAFAEAGVPVDDNWVVTGDFTYELGYSVASHLLQRTPPPTAILAQNDDMAVAAMAAARDAGLSVPADISVVGFDDSEISRTAWPQLTTIRQPVQQMAWDATDRLVAQIDESANLSPVRRRDYPHEILVRASSAPPKR, encoded by the coding sequence ATGTCAACCAACTCGCTAGGCGTGCTTCCAGCCGGCGGGACCTATCGGGTTTGTCGCCGCCGCATTGATCTGGAGCCGCGCATTTCCAAGCGAACGACCATCGTTGATGTGGCTGAGGTCGCAGGCGTTTCGGTGAAGACCGCATCCCGCGCGCTGAATGATGCGCCGCATGTCAGCGCGGCGGTGCGCAAAAGGGTCAAAGAAGCGGCGGCGGCGCTGGATTATCATCCCAATATCGCCGCCCAGAGCCTGATCGCCCGGCGCAGCTTTCTGATCGGCCTAACCTATGAACGGCCAAGCCCCTCCTATGTGGTGGAGCTGCAGAATGGGGCGCTCAGCCGCCTGGAGAATACGCGCTACCGGTTGCTTGTCCTCCCCTTCTCGGAGGTCGCCAGGCGTCCGGCCGAGCTGGGGAGCCTGCTTGTCCGTGCCGGTCTGGATGGCGTGCTGCTCGCCCCGCCCTCCTGCGACCAGCCGGAACTTCTCGATATGCTGGAGCGGCATAAGCTGGCCTATGCCCGCATCACGCCGCACCAGGATCTGGCTCGCGGCCTGGTTGTCGTAATGGATGAGGCCGCCGCCGCGCACGCGATCGCCGCCCATCTCCTGCAGCTCGGTCATCGGCGTATCGGAATTGTCATGGGCGATCCGTCCCATGCGGCGAGCGCCGCGCGCATGCAGGGGTACCGGCGGGCATTTGCGGAAGCCGGCGTGCCGGTGGACGACAATTGGGTCGTCACGGGCGATTTCACCTACGAGCTCGGCTACAGCGTCGCCTCGCACCTCTTGCAGCGCACGCCGCCGCCCACCGCCATTCTCGCGCAGAATGACGACATGGCCGTCGCGGCAATGGCGGCCGCCCGCGATGCGGGGTTGTCGGTACCCGCCGACATCTCGGTCGTCGGGTTCGATGATTCCGAGATATCGCGAACCGCGTGGCCACAGCTGACCACCATTCGCCAGCCCGTCCAGCAAATGGCCTGGGATGCGACGGATCGGTTGGTGGCCCAGATCGATGAATCTGCGAACTTGTCGCCCGTTCGCCGGCGGGACTACCCCCACGAGATCCTGGTTCGCGCATCGTCAGCCCCGCCGAAACGATAG
- a CDS encoding heavy-metal-associated domain-containing protein — MIRLNIPGMTCGGCARSITNAIQDVDADARVEANIAEKSMSVETHADRDTLAKAIREAGYEVRYA; from the coding sequence ATGATCCGTTTGAACATCCCCGGGATGACATGCGGCGGCTGCGCGCGTTCGATCACCAACGCCATTCAGGACGTCGATGCGGACGCCCGTGTCGAGGCCAATATCGCGGAAAAGAGCATGAGCGTGGAGACGCATGCCGACCGCGACACGCTCGCCAAGGCGATCCGCGAAGCGGGCTATGAGGTCCGGTACGCCTGA
- a CDS encoding TonB-dependent receptor, which yields MNRGIFTRSALLMLLSSAAAMPAYAQDRPAAGPAVEESDETVVVTANRREENLQDVSGVVQAFSADQLRQDGIAELRQLQAAVPGLSIANQEGNVEIFIRGVGSANSTELGDPGAAPHLNGTYIPRPRGLGLMFYDLERVEVNKGPQGTLYGRNALAGTLNIITAKPRLGQYGGYAQAEVSNRSSYAAEGAINIPLGETFALRAAGYYVNRDYGFKNVSTGAPAKDLKPAGLEENYAGRLSLLWEPSDRLTVSIVGDYGKETGTGYPGANIFSAVMGSGLRPDQLDLKRVVYRGLQGEMENELWGVQGKISYDFGSFSAEVTGSYRSVDFYQVNASSDGIDYPGRDLSAVQYDNFSGNFWQTRSKSQVYEARLFADEDQRLRWNVGGFYFKEDQAVGYLALADRGYCCYSGTEFTMPDVDGESFAFYADGTFDVTARLRVLAGIRYTEEKKSRYGIGGNWALTLGGAGDACCFATRIGTEGFRPALLDRPNFNVSGITTRQGMAQFLIEGVKTPGLRDTLIAQIGSIANGTNPNGTCIDRPDIDNGFVDCPASGSFSYANLTIPGQQSGSSKFDFIDWRAGVEFDITDDNMVYAKVSTAHKSGGFNDSFNASPIPETFSPEKLLVYEVGSRNSFDLFGRRSVFNLTGFYYDYTNQVFQDLTCINLDSTQTPPVCNGYSLVNRNIGASRIYGAEAELRLKLPGHFGLDLNAAYLDTRITRGTVADARAQDHSAGGNSPLISLVGNRLPLASKMNLSARLSQWFDAGPGRLDWQALINYRSSYYLSQFNEDDIVFLNGARQTAMQAGFPDRQKGYTTVNLGIGYTIDNFRLEAWASNFLDEEVSQKALVGSSLNIRFLNDARSYGLRARITF from the coding sequence ATGAACAGGGGAATTTTCACGCGCTCGGCGCTGCTGATGCTGCTTTCCAGCGCGGCGGCGATGCCCGCCTATGCGCAGGACCGGCCAGCCGCCGGGCCGGCGGTCGAGGAAAGCGACGAGACCGTCGTCGTCACGGCCAATCGCCGCGAGGAGAATCTGCAGGACGTCTCGGGCGTCGTACAGGCGTTCAGCGCCGACCAGCTGCGCCAGGACGGCATCGCCGAGCTCCGCCAGCTCCAGGCCGCGGTGCCGGGCCTCAGCATCGCCAACCAGGAAGGCAATGTCGAAATCTTCATTCGCGGCGTGGGATCGGCGAACAGCACCGAGCTCGGCGATCCGGGTGCCGCACCGCATCTCAACGGCACCTATATCCCGCGGCCGCGCGGCCTCGGCCTGATGTTCTACGATCTCGAACGGGTCGAGGTGAACAAGGGGCCCCAGGGCACCCTCTACGGGCGCAACGCGCTCGCCGGCACGCTCAACATCATCACCGCGAAGCCGCGCCTCGGCCAATATGGCGGCTATGCGCAGGCCGAGGTCTCCAACCGGTCCTCCTATGCGGCGGAAGGCGCGATCAACATCCCGCTCGGCGAGACGTTCGCGCTGCGTGCGGCGGGCTATTACGTCAACCGCGACTATGGCTTCAAGAATGTCTCGACCGGCGCGCCCGCAAAGGATCTCAAGCCCGCCGGGCTCGAGGAGAATTACGCCGGCCGCCTCTCGCTGCTGTGGGAGCCGAGCGATCGCCTGACGGTCTCGATCGTCGGCGATTATGGCAAGGAAACCGGGACCGGCTATCCCGGCGCGAACATCTTCAGCGCCGTGATGGGAAGCGGCCTGCGCCCCGATCAGCTCGATCTCAAGCGCGTCGTCTATCGCGGCCTGCAGGGTGAGATGGAGAATGAGCTGTGGGGCGTGCAGGGCAAGATCAGCTACGATTTCGGTAGCTTCTCGGCCGAAGTGACGGGCAGCTACCGCTCGGTCGATTTCTACCAGGTCAACGCCAGCAGCGACGGCATCGACTATCCGGGACGCGATCTCTCCGCCGTCCAGTACGACAATTTCTCCGGCAATTTCTGGCAGACCCGTTCGAAGAGCCAGGTCTATGAGGCGCGCCTGTTCGCCGATGAGGACCAGCGCCTGCGCTGGAACGTCGGCGGCTTCTACTTCAAGGAAGACCAGGCGGTCGGCTATCTCGCGCTCGCCGATCGCGGCTATTGCTGCTATTCGGGCACCGAGTTCACCATGCCCGATGTGGATGGTGAGAGCTTCGCCTTCTACGCCGACGGCACCTTCGACGTGACCGCGCGGCTGCGTGTCCTTGCCGGTATCCGCTATACCGAGGAAAAGAAGTCGCGTTACGGCATCGGCGGCAACTGGGCGTTGACGCTGGGCGGGGCAGGGGACGCCTGCTGCTTCGCGACGCGCATCGGCACCGAGGGTTTCCGTCCGGCCTTGCTCGACCGGCCCAATTTCAACGTCAGCGGCATCACCACCCGGCAGGGCATGGCGCAGTTCCTGATCGAGGGGGTCAAGACACCCGGCCTGCGCGACACGCTGATCGCCCAGATCGGTTCGATCGCGAACGGCACGAACCCCAATGGAACCTGCATCGACCGGCCGGATATCGACAATGGCTTCGTCGACTGCCCCGCCAGCGGGAGCTTCAGCTACGCCAATCTGACGATCCCCGGCCAGCAGTCCGGCAGCTCGAAGTTCGATTTCATCGACTGGCGCGCGGGTGTCGAATTCGACATCACCGACGACAACATGGTCTATGCGAAGGTCTCGACCGCGCATAAATCGGGCGGGTTCAACGACAGCTTCAACGCATCGCCGATCCCTGAGACCTTCAGCCCGGAAAAGCTGCTCGTCTATGAGGTCGGCAGCCGCAACAGCTTCGACCTGTTCGGGCGGCGATCGGTCTTCAACCTCACCGGTTTCTACTATGATTACACCAATCAGGTCTTCCAGGACCTGACCTGCATCAATCTCGACAGCACTCAGACGCCGCCGGTCTGCAACGGCTATTCGCTGGTCAACCGCAATATCGGCGCATCGCGCATCTACGGGGCCGAGGCCGAGCTTCGCCTCAAGCTGCCGGGGCATTTCGGGCTCGATCTCAATGCCGCCTATCTCGATACCAGGATCACCCGCGGCACGGTGGCGGATGCGCGCGCACAGGATCACAGCGCCGGTGGAAACTCGCCGCTGATCAGCCTGGTGGGCAATCGCCTGCCGCTCGCGTCGAAGATGAACCTCAGCGCCCGGCTGTCGCAGTGGTTCGATGCGGGGCCGGGCCGTCTCGATTGGCAGGCGCTGATCAACTACCGCTCGTCCTATTATCTCAGCCAGTTCAACGAGGACGACATCGTCTTCCTCAACGGCGCGCGCCAGACGGCGATGCAGGCCGGCTTCCCCGACCGGCAAAAGGGGTACACCACGGTCAATCTCGGGATCGGCTACACGATCGACAATTTCCGGCTCGAGGCCTGGGCGAGCAACTTCCTCGACGAGGAGGTGTCGCAAAAGGCGCTGGTCGGTTCGTCGCTCAACATCCGCTTCCTCAACGATGCGCGCAGCTACGGCCTGCGGGCGCGGATCACATTCTGA
- a CDS encoding glycoside hydrolase family 3 protein — protein MAATASARDDAAQAHPAMWPERRPTVPLDPAVELRVADLLAKMSLEQKVGQIIQADIASVTPADVHRYHLGSVLNGGNSDPGGRYNAPPRDWLAAADAFYAASMQPNGALPRIPVIWGSDAVHGHNNVVGATLFPHNIGLGAARNPDLIRRIGEATAIEMRVTGLDWTFAPTLAVVRDDRWGRTYEGFGETPEIATAYAAPLIEGLQGKIGDKDWLRGPHIIATAKHFLGDGGTRNGKDQGDTEIGEAGLRDLFSPPYLPALDAGVQSVMVSFSGWNGAKMHGNKSLLTGVVKQRWNFDGFLVGDWNGHGQVAGCTATNCPQSAIAGLDMYMAPDSWKALYEATLGQARDGTLPIDRLDDAVRRILRVKIRAGLFEAGKPSSRPYAGRYELLGSAEHRALAREAVRQSLVLLKNANGLLPLKPGGRILVAGDGADNLTKQTGGWTLSWQGTGTQRSDFPNAQSIWEGIEATVKAAGGTATLSVEGGYSAKPDAAIVVFGEEPYAEFQGDRPDVGYDDAKTLALLRTLKTAGVPTVAVFLSGRAMWVNPFLNASDAFVAAWLPGSEGGGVADVLFGKSDFSGKLGYSWPRSSDQTTVNIGDSNYDPLFPYGFGLKVADRGDLAALPETRATAAAAETGILFTAGKPGGGRRLLLGRPGELAANPGPELIDARPADRSAQEDSLRIRWTGAGQAVAAIVQDVPVDLSRQANGDLALELELKVNAAPSAEVSLLMRCGTDCAGGFPVRGILGEAAKTGKWTRVAVPLRCFEKAGVDMTRVETPLSIATAGSLDLTLSSARITSPSGPQLACK, from the coding sequence ATGGCTGCAACGGCGTCCGCGCGGGACGATGCGGCGCAGGCGCATCCGGCAATGTGGCCCGAGCGTCGCCCGACGGTTCCGCTCGACCCCGCGGTCGAATTGCGGGTCGCCGATCTGCTCGCGAAGATGTCGCTTGAGCAGAAGGTGGGGCAGATCATCCAGGCGGATATCGCGAGCGTCACGCCCGCCGATGTCCATCGCTACCATCTGGGTTCCGTGCTGAATGGCGGCAATTCGGATCCGGGCGGGCGCTACAACGCCCCGCCCAGGGATTGGCTGGCCGCAGCCGATGCCTTCTATGCCGCGTCGATGCAGCCCAATGGCGCACTGCCGCGCATCCCGGTCATCTGGGGCAGCGATGCGGTGCACGGGCACAACAATGTCGTCGGCGCCACGCTGTTTCCGCACAATATCGGGCTCGGCGCTGCGCGTAATCCCGATCTGATCCGCCGTATCGGTGAAGCGACCGCGATCGAGATGCGGGTCACCGGACTCGACTGGACCTTCGCACCCACATTGGCGGTGGTCCGCGACGACCGATGGGGCCGCACCTATGAAGGGTTCGGCGAAACACCCGAAATCGCGACGGCATATGCGGCGCCCCTCATCGAAGGGCTGCAAGGGAAGATCGGCGACAAGGACTGGCTGCGCGGCCCGCATATCATCGCCACGGCGAAGCATTTCCTGGGCGACGGCGGAACCAGGAACGGCAAGGATCAGGGCGATACGGAAATCGGCGAGGCGGGGCTGCGCGACCTGTTCAGCCCGCCCTATCTGCCCGCGCTCGATGCAGGCGTCCAATCGGTCATGGTCAGCTTCTCTGGCTGGAACGGCGCCAAGATGCACGGCAACAAGTCGCTGCTCACCGGGGTCGTCAAACAGCGCTGGAACTTCGACGGCTTTCTGGTCGGCGACTGGAACGGGCACGGTCAGGTCGCGGGATGCACGGCGACGAATTGCCCGCAATCGGCGATCGCCGGGCTCGACATGTACATGGCTCCCGACAGTTGGAAGGCGCTGTACGAGGCGACGCTGGGCCAGGCGCGCGACGGCACCTTGCCGATCGACCGGCTCGACGACGCGGTCCGGCGCATCCTGCGGGTCAAGATCCGCGCTGGCCTGTTCGAGGCAGGCAAGCCTTCGTCGCGTCCCTATGCGGGCCGTTATGAGCTTCTCGGCAGTGCCGAACATCGCGCGCTGGCGCGCGAAGCGGTGCGGCAGTCGCTGGTGCTGCTCAAGAACGCCAATGGCCTGCTCCCGCTCAAGCCGGGCGGCCGCATCCTGGTCGCCGGCGACGGTGCCGACAATCTGACCAAGCAGACCGGCGGCTGGACGCTGAGCTGGCAGGGTACGGGAACGCAGCGATCCGATTTCCCCAATGCCCAGTCGATCTGGGAAGGCATCGAAGCGACGGTCAAGGCCGCGGGCGGCACCGCAACGCTTTCCGTCGAGGGCGGCTATTCAGCCAAGCCCGATGCCGCGATCGTCGTGTTTGGCGAGGAGCCCTATGCGGAGTTCCAGGGGGATCGCCCCGACGTCGGCTATGACGATGCGAAGACCCTGGCCTTGTTGCGCACCCTGAAGACCGCGGGCGTTCCCACCGTCGCGGTGTTCCTCTCGGGGCGGGCGATGTGGGTCAATCCCTTTCTCAATGCCTCGGACGCCTTCGTCGCGGCATGGCTCCCCGGTTCGGAGGGCGGCGGGGTGGCGGATGTCCTGTTCGGCAAGTCCGATTTCAGCGGCAAGCTCGGCTATAGCTGGCCGCGATCGAGCGACCAGACCACCGTCAATATCGGCGACAGCAACTATGATCCGCTGTTCCCCTACGGCTTCGGGCTGAAGGTCGCGGACCGTGGCGACCTCGCCGCGCTGCCCGAGACGCGCGCGACCGCTGCGGCGGCCGAAACAGGCATCCTGTTCACCGCCGGCAAACCGGGCGGAGGTCGGCGCCTGCTCCTCGGGCGGCCGGGCGAGCTCGCGGCCAATCCCGGACCCGAGCTGATCGATGCGCGCCCCGCCGATCGTTCGGCGCAGGAGGATTCGTTGCGGATCCGCTGGACCGGGGCCGGCCAGGCCGTCGCCGCCATCGTGCAGGACGTGCCAGTCGATCTTTCCCGCCAGGCCAATGGTGATCTGGCGCTCGAACTCGAGCTGAAGGTCAATGCCGCGCCGTCTGCCGAGGTGAGCCTGTTGATGCGCTGCGGGACGGATTGCGCGGGCGGATTCCCGGTGCGCGGCATTCTCGGCGAAGCGGCGAAGACCGGGAAGTGGACACGCGTGGCCGTACCGCTTCGCTGCTTCGAGAAGGCGGGCGTCGACATGACGCGCGTCGAGACGCCGCTGTCCATCGCGACCGCGGGGAGCCTCGACCTCACTCTGTCCTCGGCGCGCATCACATCGCCTTCGGGCCCGCAACTCGCATGCAAATGA